From a region of the Rouxiella sp. S1S-2 genome:
- a CDS encoding lysine exporter LysO family protein, protein MYSGLLIILLPLIVGYFIPVKRPTLLHLVNNLLSWMVYVILFIMGVSLAFLDNLSANLLMIFKYTAVFFVCILAVNLLALWLLERRKPWKTKHHQEVLPSRLHMALDSLRLCFVVVAGFLLGLTQWHWLTYASQASEAALIFLLLLVGAQLGNSSLTLRQIVLNRRGMLVASVGAIASLGGGMTAALCLGLPLKTGLAMASGYGWYSLSGIVLTDSFGPVIGSAAFFNDLARELCAIMLIPTLVRSNRSAALGLCGATSMDFTLPVLQRSGGLDMVPAAVVHGFLLSLLAPVLMAVFSS, encoded by the coding sequence ATGTATTCAGGTTTACTCATTATTTTATTGCCACTGATCGTGGGCTATTTTATTCCGGTCAAACGCCCCACTTTATTACACCTGGTGAACAATCTGCTGAGCTGGATGGTGTACGTCATTCTTTTCATTATGGGCGTCAGCCTGGCATTTTTGGATAATCTCAGCGCTAATTTATTGATGATTTTCAAATACACTGCGGTTTTTTTCGTCTGCATTCTAGCGGTGAATCTGTTGGCACTCTGGTTGCTGGAACGCCGCAAGCCGTGGAAGACTAAACACCATCAGGAAGTGCTACCCTCAAGACTGCACATGGCACTCGACTCATTGCGCCTCTGTTTTGTGGTGGTCGCCGGTTTTCTTCTTGGCTTGACCCAGTGGCACTGGCTGACCTATGCCAGTCAGGCCAGTGAGGCGGCGCTGATTTTTCTGCTGCTTCTAGTGGGTGCGCAGTTAGGTAACAGCAGCCTGACGCTGCGGCAAATAGTTCTCAACCGACGCGGCATGCTGGTGGCGTCAGTGGGTGCCATAGCCTCACTCGGCGGCGGAATGACGGCAGCCTTATGCTTAGGGTTGCCGTTGAAAACCGGCCTGGCTATGGCGTCAGGTTACGGGTGGTATTCGCTTTCAGGTATCGTGTTGACTGACTCATTTGGTCCGGTTATCGGCAGTGCGGCGTTTTTCAACGACCTTGCACGCGAGCTTTGCGCGATCATGCTTATCCCAACCCTGGTGCGCAGCAACCGGTCGGCGGCGCTGGGGCTTTGTGGCGCAACGTCAATGGACTTTACATTACCGGTATTACAACGTAGCGGCGGGCTGGATATGGTGCCCGCGGCGGTGGTTCACGGCTTTTTACTGAGCCTGCTCGCGCCGGTACTGATGGCTGTTTTCTCCTCCTGA
- the poxB gene encoding ubiquinone-dependent pyruvate dehydrogenase, which translates to MKQTVAAFIAKTFEEAGIKRIWGVTGDSLNGLSDSLNRMGTIEWIGTRHEEVAAFAAGAEAQITGKLAVCAGSCGPGNLHLINGLFDCHRNRVPVVAIAAHIPSSEIGSGYFQETHPTELFRECSHYCEMISNPEQLPQVLAIAMRKAVLNKGVSVIVLPGDVALKPAPDEAVTTWYQPLLPVVQPAPSEIEKLTQLLNDSSNITLMCGSGCAGAHQEVVKLAETLKAPVVHALRGKEYIEWDNPYDVGMTGLIGFSSGYHAMMNADTLVLLGTQFPYRAFYPTDAKIIQIDINPGSIGSHCHVDMALVGDVKATLGALLPGLIAKTDASFLDKALKHYREARKGLDDLATLNDKQAIHPQYLAKQISKFADEDAIFTCDVGTPTVWACRYLEMNGKRRLLGSFNHGSMANAMPQAIGAQAIDRSRQVVAMCGDGGFAMLMGDFLSIAQHKLPIKLVIFNNSVLGFVAMEMKAGGYLTDGTELKNPDFAAIAEATGIKGIRVEKASDVDAALQEAFAHDGPVLIDVITAKEELAMPPQIKAEQAKGFSLYMLRAIINGRGDEVVELAKTNWLR; encoded by the coding sequence ATGAAACAAACCGTTGCTGCATTTATCGCAAAAACATTCGAAGAAGCAGGTATAAAAAGAATTTGGGGCGTGACGGGTGATTCACTGAACGGCCTCAGTGACAGCCTTAATCGCATGGGCACCATCGAGTGGATTGGCACCCGACATGAAGAAGTTGCCGCCTTCGCTGCCGGCGCCGAAGCGCAAATCACCGGTAAATTAGCCGTGTGCGCCGGTTCTTGCGGCCCCGGTAACCTGCACCTAATCAACGGCCTGTTTGACTGCCACCGCAACCGCGTGCCCGTCGTCGCCATCGCCGCACATATCCCTTCAAGCGAAATTGGCAGTGGATACTTTCAGGAAACGCATCCGACCGAGTTGTTCCGCGAGTGTAGTCACTACTGCGAGATGATAAGCAATCCTGAACAGCTCCCGCAGGTGCTGGCCATTGCAATGCGTAAAGCTGTTCTCAACAAAGGCGTGTCGGTTATCGTGCTGCCCGGCGATGTTGCGCTAAAACCGGCACCAGACGAGGCCGTCACGACCTGGTATCAACCGCTGCTGCCGGTGGTGCAACCTGCACCTTCTGAAATTGAAAAACTGACCCAACTGCTCAACGACTCTTCCAACATTACGCTGATGTGTGGCAGCGGCTGCGCAGGCGCTCATCAGGAAGTGGTAAAACTCGCCGAAACGCTGAAAGCGCCGGTGGTTCATGCCCTGCGCGGAAAAGAATACATTGAGTGGGACAATCCTTACGATGTAGGAATGACCGGCCTGATTGGCTTCTCATCGGGATATCACGCCATGATGAATGCCGACACATTGGTCCTGCTCGGCACGCAGTTCCCGTATCGTGCGTTTTACCCAACCGATGCAAAAATCATTCAAATTGACATTAATCCAGGCAGCATCGGCTCGCACTGCCACGTAGATATGGCGCTGGTCGGCGATGTCAAAGCGACACTTGGCGCACTGTTGCCAGGCCTGATAGCGAAAACCGACGCCAGCTTCCTTGATAAGGCCCTTAAACACTATCGCGAGGCGCGCAAAGGTCTGGATGATCTGGCAACGTTAAACGACAAACAGGCTATTCATCCGCAGTATCTGGCTAAACAAATCAGTAAATTCGCCGATGAGGACGCTATTTTCACCTGCGATGTCGGTACGCCAACCGTCTGGGCCTGTCGTTACCTGGAAATGAATGGTAAACGTCGACTGCTCGGTTCGTTTAACCACGGATCGATGGCCAACGCGATGCCGCAGGCTATTGGCGCGCAGGCTATCGACCGAAGCCGACAGGTCGTGGCAATGTGCGGTGACGGCGGCTTTGCCATGTTAATGGGCGATTTTTTGTCCATTGCACAACATAAACTGCCCATCAAACTGGTCATCTTCAACAACAGCGTGCTGGGATTTGTCGCGATGGAAATGAAAGCCGGAGGGTATTTAACCGATGGCACCGAGCTGAAAAACCCCGACTTTGCGGCAATTGCCGAAGCCACCGGAATCAAAGGTATTCGGGTGGAGAAAGCCTCCGACGTTGACGCCGCGCTGCAGGAGGCCTTCGCTCACGACGGACCGGTGCTGATAGACGTGATAACCGCCAAGGAAGAGCTTGCCATGCCGCCGCAGATTAAAGCTGAGCAGGCCAAAGGCTTTAGCCTGTACATGCTGCGCGCCATTATCAACGGTCGCGGTGACGAAGTCGTTGAATTAGCTAAAACCAACTGGCTGCGTTAA
- the ltaE gene encoding low-specificity L-threonine aldolase has translation MIDLRSDTVTRPSEAMRQAMYQAEVGDDVYGDDPTVNALQAMACELTGKEAALFFPTGTQANLVALLSHCQRGDEYIVGQKAHNYMYEAGGAAVLGSIQPQPLDMADDGSIPLDKVAAAIKPDDIHFARTRLLSLENTHSGKVLPIAYLKQAFEFTREKNLSLHIDGARILNAAVALEIPLSDITRYCDTLTICLSKGLGAPVGSLLCGSKAFIQHANRWRKMTGGGMRQSGILAAAGIYALENNVQRLKEDHDNAAWLEQQLRVIGLDIVEPGAQTNILYVRQSSELASKLGPWMRQHGVLIGSGPLTRLITHINISRQDLEKVVSLWQQFLRNPG, from the coding sequence TTGATCGATTTACGCAGTGACACCGTTACGCGCCCGAGTGAGGCTATGCGTCAAGCCATGTATCAGGCCGAAGTGGGTGATGATGTATACGGCGATGACCCCACAGTTAACGCATTACAGGCAATGGCCTGCGAGCTTACAGGCAAAGAAGCCGCCCTGTTTTTCCCGACCGGTACCCAGGCTAATCTGGTTGCCCTGCTCTCTCACTGCCAGCGCGGTGATGAGTACATCGTCGGCCAAAAAGCCCATAACTATATGTATGAGGCCGGAGGGGCAGCAGTATTAGGCAGCATTCAGCCCCAACCGCTGGACATGGCAGACGACGGCTCTATCCCGCTTGACAAAGTCGCCGCCGCCATTAAGCCTGATGATATTCACTTTGCCCGCACCCGATTGTTGAGTCTCGAAAACACGCACAGCGGAAAAGTATTGCCCATTGCGTATTTGAAGCAGGCCTTTGAATTTACGCGTGAAAAGAATCTCTCATTGCACATCGACGGGGCCCGCATTCTCAATGCCGCCGTTGCGCTCGAGATTCCTTTAAGCGACATCACCCGCTATTGCGATACCCTGACTATTTGCCTCTCGAAAGGTCTGGGAGCGCCCGTGGGTTCACTGCTGTGCGGTAGCAAAGCGTTTATTCAGCACGCCAACCGCTGGAGAAAAATGACCGGTGGCGGCATGCGCCAGTCAGGTATTCTCGCAGCGGCGGGAATTTATGCGTTAGAAAACAACGTTCAACGCCTCAAAGAAGATCACGACAACGCCGCTTGGCTTGAACAACAGCTGCGGGTCATTGGCCTCGATATCGTCGAACCGGGTGCGCAAACCAATATACTGTACGTTCGTCAATCCTCTGAGCTGGCGTCGAAACTTGGCCCATGGATGCGCCAACACGGTGTGCTGATAGGCTCAGGCCCGCTGACCCGCCTCATTACGCACATCAATATAAGCCGTCAGGATTTAGAAAAAGTTGTCAGCCTGTGGCAACAATTTTTGCGTAATCCGGGTTAA
- a CDS encoding DUF2867 domain-containing protein, giving the protein MPTLNAETRVVVLGASGYIGRHLTDYLNRQGYQVTAAARRRDWLVAQKWPGVRCCFADVYHNASLRDAFDGAEVLFYLVHAVSEDDDLFEKERQAAQNVLLALKDSSIKQIIYLGAMQPENPTSTHLQARKLTGDLFRMGNIPVTEVRAGMVIGPGSAAFEVMRDMVYNLKVLTPPSWVRKHSAPIALPDLLHYLGGLIACPSSRHLIFDATGPEYLSYRQLMERFIALSGRRRWLFPIPLPTQLISVLFLSLLTSVPSQLVKALIQGLKQDLPANGKTLQELLPQRLTSIDDAINQTLAQEAEQVLNSPEWANDADAHLRWREDYAFYPKQAGFRLETSASIKALWLVINQLGGEEGFFYAPALWRLRGRIDRLLGHKTPTGRPAKPLLAVGDKVDSWKVINIVPGKTLSLLFGMKAPGLGRLTFTLKDHGERRSLDITAWWHPAGARGLLYWFSMMPAHLFVFRGMAKRIASLARQKDRRGH; this is encoded by the coding sequence ATGCCTACACTTAACGCAGAGACGCGAGTCGTCGTTCTCGGCGCCAGCGGCTACATTGGTCGACATTTAACGGACTACCTTAACCGGCAGGGCTATCAGGTTACCGCCGCTGCAAGGCGCAGAGACTGGCTGGTTGCACAAAAATGGCCCGGTGTTCGCTGCTGTTTTGCCGATGTCTATCATAACGCCAGTTTGCGCGACGCCTTTGACGGCGCCGAGGTGCTGTTTTATCTGGTCCACGCGGTAAGCGAGGACGATGATCTGTTCGAGAAGGAACGTCAGGCAGCTCAAAATGTACTGTTGGCCCTAAAAGATTCATCAATAAAGCAGATTATTTATCTGGGGGCGATGCAGCCGGAAAATCCTACCTCCACGCATTTACAGGCGAGAAAGCTTACTGGCGATCTTTTTCGCATGGGCAATATACCGGTAACCGAAGTGCGCGCGGGCATGGTGATTGGCCCCGGCTCGGCGGCCTTCGAAGTGATGCGCGACATGGTGTACAACCTCAAGGTGCTCACTCCCCCCTCGTGGGTGAGAAAGCACTCGGCGCCGATTGCGTTGCCCGATCTGCTGCATTATCTCGGTGGGCTAATCGCCTGCCCTTCGTCTCGTCATCTGATTTTTGATGCCACAGGCCCGGAATACCTGAGTTATCGTCAGCTCATGGAGCGTTTTATTGCGCTCAGTGGCCGACGTCGTTGGCTGTTTCCGATCCCCTTACCTACACAGCTTATCTCCGTTCTGTTTCTCAGCCTGCTTACGTCTGTTCCTTCCCAGTTAGTCAAAGCGCTGATTCAGGGACTAAAACAGGATTTGCCCGCCAATGGCAAGACGCTTCAGGAACTGCTGCCTCAACGGCTGACGTCGATTGACGACGCCATTAATCAGACGCTGGCGCAGGAAGCGGAGCAGGTACTGAACTCTCCAGAATGGGCCAACGATGCCGATGCTCATCTTCGCTGGCGTGAGGACTATGCATTTTACCCAAAGCAGGCAGGATTTAGGCTAGAAACCTCGGCCTCCATCAAGGCTCTGTGGCTGGTGATTAATCAACTGGGCGGAGAAGAGGGATTCTTTTATGCTCCCGCGCTTTGGCGTCTGCGAGGCAGAATAGACAGGCTGTTGGGTCATAAAACACCCACCGGACGTCCGGCTAAGCCGCTGTTGGCAGTGGGAGATAAAGTCGATAGCTGGAAAGTTATTAATATCGTTCCCGGGAAAACTCTGTCACTCCTGTTTGGCATGAAGGCTCCCGGGTTGGGTCGGCTCACGTTTACACTCAAGGACCACGGCGAAAGGCGCAGTCTGGACATTACTGCCTGGTGGCATCCCGCCGGTGCTCGCGGCCTTTTATACTGGTTCAGTATGATGCCCGCGCACCTTTTTGTCTTTCGCGGCATGGCGAAACGGATTGCCAGTTTGGCGCGACAAAAAGATAGGCGCGGTCACTAA
- a CDS encoding NAD(P)-dependent oxidoreductase, which produces MKVLVTGATSGPGRNAVEYLCKKGIKVRATGRNAAMGPLLEKLGAEFIHADLTNLVSAQAKVLLADVDTLWHCSGLSAPWGSEQDFQLANVRATRRLGEWAAAYGVENFIHLSSPAIYFDFHHHRNIKEEFRPARFANQFARSKAAAEQVITTLALSNPQTHFTILRPQGIFGPHDNVLLPRLLQMIKYGTLMLPRGGDALVDMTFVENVAHAMWLATESQSHESGRAYNITNMQPRPLKSLIAQLMDGLDVKYRIRSVPYPLLDMMARGMEKLGRKQHREPMLTHYSVAKLNFDVTLDTQRAEIELGYSPIVSLDEGIRRTAVWLKDHGKLQQQQGIVGHPN; this is translated from the coding sequence ATGAAGGTATTGGTTACCGGCGCAACCAGTGGTCCAGGCCGCAACGCAGTGGAATATCTGTGTAAAAAAGGCATAAAAGTCAGGGCGACGGGTCGCAATGCGGCAATGGGCCCTCTGCTGGAAAAACTGGGGGCGGAATTTATTCATGCCGATCTGACCAATCTGGTTTCCGCCCAGGCGAAAGTGCTGCTGGCCGACGTTGATACTCTTTGGCACTGTTCCGGGCTGAGTGCACCCTGGGGCAGTGAGCAGGATTTTCAACTCGCCAACGTACGCGCTACGCGTCGCCTCGGTGAGTGGGCCGCCGCCTACGGCGTAGAGAACTTTATCCACCTCTCTTCTCCGGCGATTTATTTCGATTTCCACCATCATCGTAATATTAAAGAAGAGTTTCGCCCTGCGCGCTTTGCCAACCAGTTTGCCCGCAGCAAAGCCGCCGCCGAGCAGGTCATCACCACGCTTGCCCTGTCTAATCCGCAAACCCATTTTACTATTTTACGCCCGCAGGGGATTTTTGGACCGCACGACAACGTGCTGCTGCCAAGACTGTTGCAGATGATTAAATACGGCACGCTAATGCTTCCGCGGGGCGGTGATGCACTGGTTGATATGACCTTCGTTGAAAATGTCGCCCACGCCATGTGGCTGGCAACGGAGAGTCAGAGTCACGAGTCTGGCCGCGCCTATAACATCACGAATATGCAGCCACGCCCGCTGAAATCTCTGATTGCACAGCTTATGGACGGCCTGGACGTTAAATATCGCATTCGCTCCGTGCCTTACCCGCTGCTGGACATGATGGCCCGCGGCATGGAAAAATTGGGCCGCAAGCAGCACCGTGAGCCGATGCTGACTCACTACAGCGTAGCCAAGCTAAATTTTGACGTCACCCTCGATACGCAGCGCGCCGAAATAGAGCTGGGCTACAGCCCCATCGTCTCACTTGACGAAGGCATTCGCCGCACCGCCGTTTGGCTGAAAGACCATGGAAAACTGCAACAGCAGCAGGGTATTGTCGGCCATCCTAATTAG
- a CDS encoding N-acetylmuramoyl-L-alanine amidase, which yields MIFPQRCRAALILAGLLLVGCQTSIPTMGQHNYVLETTRQAQGADQRIRFLVIHYTAEDFHSALNTLTDEHVSAHYLIPARPPHVNGQPVAWQLVPESMRAWHAGASGWRGRTNLNDTSIGIELENKGYSQRLLAQRFYPFPPEQIALLTSLSQDIVKRYQLMPQNVVAHSDIAPQRKEDPGPLFPWQALAESGVGAWPQAWRVKAFLHGRDPHQPVESDLLLSKLARYGYPVSADMTPRQQRRVIRAFQMHFRQSDYQGNADAESEAIVDALLQQYPSSAD from the coding sequence ATGATTTTTCCACAACGTTGTCGGGCGGCGTTGATTCTGGCAGGACTGCTGCTGGTGGGATGCCAAACATCAATACCTACGATGGGTCAGCATAATTATGTGCTTGAAACGACTCGGCAGGCGCAGGGGGCCGATCAGCGTATACGTTTTTTGGTGATTCACTATACTGCCGAAGATTTCCACAGCGCCCTGAATACACTGACTGATGAGCACGTGAGTGCCCATTATCTGATACCGGCGCGGCCTCCGCACGTTAATGGCCAGCCTGTTGCCTGGCAGCTGGTTCCTGAATCCATGCGGGCCTGGCATGCTGGAGCCAGCGGGTGGCGGGGCAGAACCAATCTTAACGACACGTCCATCGGGATTGAACTGGAAAATAAAGGCTATTCACAACGGCTGTTAGCGCAGCGATTTTATCCTTTCCCGCCTGAGCAAATCGCTTTGCTGACGTCGCTTAGCCAAGACATTGTAAAACGCTATCAGTTAATGCCGCAGAACGTCGTCGCGCACAGCGATATTGCCCCTCAGCGCAAGGAGGACCCGGGGCCGCTGTTTCCCTGGCAGGCGTTGGCAGAGAGCGGCGTAGGTGCCTGGCCGCAGGCGTGGCGAGTGAAAGCCTTTTTACACGGGCGTGACCCGCATCAGCCGGTGGAGAGTGATTTATTGCTCAGTAAGTTGGCGCGATACGGATATCCGGTGAGTGCGGATATGACGCCACGTCAGCAGCGTCGAGTGATCAGGGCGTTTCAAATGCACTTCAGGCAGAGTGATTATCAGGGAAATGCGGATGCCGAGAGCGAAGCCATCGTCGATGCGTTATTACAACAGTATCCGTCGTCAGCCGACTAA
- a CDS encoding lipoprotein, with protein sequence MKKTLLTPILPLLLALGGCTQVTPAYQDIGSRNSPCIDGGPDAVAQQFYDYRISKHQNGFPTTSQLAEYRPYLSTDLYQALLNAQHEPKIDVAATPNEKSGQTTGDVFSSLFQGPTSVHVASASTIPNTDARNIPLRVSMVNDSHKGQQATWKDEVLMTRQGHCWAIDDVRYMANLDFASSGSLRQVLEKDREK encoded by the coding sequence ATGAAAAAGACACTATTGACCCCCATTTTGCCTCTGTTACTGGCTCTCGGTGGCTGTACCCAGGTAACGCCTGCCTATCAGGATATTGGCAGCAGAAATTCCCCCTGTATCGACGGAGGCCCCGATGCCGTTGCGCAGCAGTTTTATGATTACCGTATCAGCAAGCACCAGAACGGATTCCCTACCACCAGCCAGTTGGCGGAATATCGGCCCTATCTGAGCACCGATTTGTATCAGGCGCTGCTTAACGCGCAGCATGAGCCTAAAATTGACGTGGCCGCCACGCCAAACGAGAAATCGGGCCAGACCACCGGTGACGTTTTCTCAAGTCTGTTCCAGGGACCTACATCGGTACACGTAGCCAGCGCATCCACTATTCCGAATACCGATGCGCGAAATATTCCGCTGCGGGTGAGCATGGTTAACGACAGCCATAAAGGCCAGCAGGCCACGTGGAAAGATGAAGTATTAATGACGCGACAGGGCCACTGCTGGGCAATAGACGACGTGCGCTACATGGCGAACCTCGACTTTGCCTCCAGCGGCAGTTTGCGTCAGGTGTTAGAAAAAGATCGCGAGAAATGA
- the artP gene encoding arginine ABC transporter ATP-binding protein ArtP codes for MSIQLNSINCFYGAHQALFDIQLDCPAGETLVLLGPSGAGKSSLLRVLNLLEMPRSGTLHIAGNQFDFQKKPDEKAIRELRQNVGMVFQQYNLWPHRTVLDNLLEAPCRVLGLSKEAAMARAEKLLTRLRLTDFAKRFPLHLSGGQQQRVAIARALMMEPQVLLFDEPTAALDPEITAQIVSIIRELADTGITQVIVTHEVEVARKTATRVVYMENGRIVEQGDANCFAQPQSREFASYLSH; via the coding sequence ATGAGTATTCAACTAAACAGTATTAACTGCTTCTACGGTGCCCATCAGGCACTCTTTGACATCCAGCTTGACTGTCCGGCGGGTGAAACATTGGTGCTGCTCGGACCGAGCGGTGCGGGTAAAAGTTCGCTTCTGCGGGTGTTAAACCTGCTAGAAATGCCGCGTTCTGGCACTTTGCACATCGCCGGTAACCAATTCGACTTCCAAAAGAAGCCGGATGAAAAGGCTATTCGCGAGCTGCGTCAAAACGTCGGCATGGTGTTTCAGCAGTATAACCTGTGGCCGCATCGTACCGTACTCGACAATCTGCTTGAGGCACCCTGTCGCGTGCTGGGTTTGAGCAAAGAGGCCGCCATGGCGCGCGCTGAAAAATTGCTGACCCGTCTGCGTCTGACTGACTTCGCCAAACGTTTTCCGCTGCACCTCTCCGGTGGACAGCAACAGCGCGTGGCGATTGCCCGTGCGCTGATGATGGAGCCTCAGGTTCTGCTGTTTGACGAACCGACAGCAGCGCTTGACCCGGAAATCACGGCTCAAATCGTCAGCATTATTCGTGAGCTGGCCGATACCGGAATTACCCAGGTTATCGTCACCCACGAAGTTGAAGTAGCACGAAAAACGGCAACCCGCGTGGTCTACATGGAAAATGGCCGCATCGTTGAGCAAGGTGATGCCAACTGTTTCGCGCAGCCGCAATCCCGTGAGTTTGCCAGCTATTTATCACATTGA
- the artJ gene encoding arginine ABC transporter substrate-binding protein — translation MKKFLVAAILAGVSLSASAAETIRFATEAGYAPFEFVGADNKIQGFDIDLANAMCKEMQATCTFTNQSFDSLIPSLKFRRIDAVISGMDITAERLKQVSFTNAYYDNSAIFFAQKGKFTDLASLKGKRVGIQNGTTHQKYLMDKHAEITAVPYDSYQNAVLDLKNGRLDAVFGDTAVVQEFLKQNPGLGTVGDKITDQSYFGSGLGIAVRQNNTELLGKMNDALAKVRQDGTYKTLYTKWFQQ, via the coding sequence ATGAAAAAGTTTTTAGTTGCGGCTATTTTGGCCGGTGTCAGCTTGTCCGCCAGCGCGGCAGAAACCATTCGTTTCGCGACCGAAGCAGGGTATGCGCCGTTTGAATTTGTGGGTGCAGACAACAAAATTCAGGGCTTCGATATCGACTTGGCCAACGCAATGTGTAAAGAGATGCAGGCAACCTGTACCTTCACCAACCAGTCTTTCGACAGCCTGATCCCAAGCCTTAAATTCCGTCGCATTGACGCCGTTATCTCAGGCATGGACATCACCGCCGAGCGTTTGAAGCAGGTTTCATTCACCAATGCTTACTACGACAACTCCGCTATCTTCTTTGCGCAGAAAGGTAAATTCACCGATCTGGCGTCACTCAAAGGTAAGCGTGTCGGCATTCAGAATGGCACCACCCATCAGAAATACTTGATGGACAAGCACGCTGAAATCACCGCTGTTCCTTACGACAGCTATCAAAATGCCGTGTTAGATCTGAAAAATGGCCGCCTTGATGCCGTATTCGGCGATACCGCCGTGGTTCAGGAGTTCCTGAAACAGAATCCCGGCCTGGGCACCGTTGGCGATAAAATTACCGATCAAAGCTACTTCGGCTCCGGTCTGGGCATCGCCGTTCGTCAGAACAATACCGAGCTGCTGGGTAAAATGAACGATGCGCTGGCAAAAGTCAGGCAGGATGGAACTTACAAAACGCTGTATACCAAATGGTTCCAGCAGTAG
- the artQ gene encoding arginine ABC transporter permease ArtQ has protein sequence MIELQPLLSAAGMTVGLAICALILGLFLAMLFAVWESSPWKPLSWLGTAWVTILRGLPEILVVLFIYFGSSQLLLTLSDGFSLNLGLFQIPVKLPIDNFEISPFVCGVIALSLLYSAYASQTLRGALKAVPHGQWESGQALGMRKVAIFFRLIMPQMWRHALPGLGNQWLVLLKDTALVSLISVNDLMLQTKSIATRTQEPFTWYMIAAGIYLVVTLFSQFVIKRIELRTTRFERSAS, from the coding sequence ATGATTGAACTTCAACCTCTGCTAAGCGCCGCCGGCATGACCGTCGGCCTTGCCATCTGTGCTCTGATACTCGGCCTGTTTTTGGCGATGCTGTTTGCGGTATGGGAGTCTTCTCCCTGGAAACCGCTCAGTTGGCTGGGAACAGCCTGGGTGACAATTTTGCGCGGACTGCCTGAAATTCTGGTGGTGCTGTTTATTTATTTCGGTTCGTCGCAGCTGCTATTAACGCTGTCTGACGGATTTAGTCTTAACCTCGGTCTTTTCCAGATCCCGGTTAAGTTGCCGATTGATAATTTCGAAATCAGCCCGTTTGTCTGTGGCGTAATAGCGCTGTCACTGCTGTATTCGGCCTACGCTTCGCAGACGCTGCGCGGTGCGCTCAAGGCCGTACCCCACGGCCAGTGGGAGTCGGGTCAGGCGCTAGGTATGCGAAAAGTCGCGATTTTCTTCCGACTGATTATGCCGCAGATGTGGCGTCATGCACTTCCGGGGCTTGGTAACCAATGGTTGGTGCTGTTAAAAGACACTGCGCTGGTATCGCTTATCAGTGTTAACGACCTGATGCTGCAAACCAAGAGCATTGCCACGCGCACTCAGGAGCCGTTCACCTGGTATATGATTGCAGCGGGCATTTATCTGGTCGTTACCCTGTTTAGCCAGTTCGTCATAAAACGCATCGAACTCCGTACCACCCGCTTTGAACGGAGCGCTTCCTGA
- the artM gene encoding arginine ABC transporter permease ArtM, with the protein MWEYLPEVLKGLHTSLTLTVGALIVALLLSVLFTVILTLKVPVLNAVVRGYITLFTGTPLLVQIFLLYYGPGQFPSIRQIPWLWEMLSQPWLCAMFALALNSAAYTTQLFTGAVRAIPRGQWESCESLGMSRKQSLRILLPFAFKRALSSYSNEVVLVFKSTSLAYTITLMDVMGHSQLMYGRTYDVMVFGAAGVVYLCVNGLLTLMMRVIERRALAFERRN; encoded by the coding sequence ATGTGGGAATATTTGCCTGAAGTTTTAAAAGGCCTGCACACCAGTCTGACGCTAACCGTGGGTGCGCTAATTGTTGCACTGCTGTTGTCGGTGTTATTTACCGTGATACTGACACTGAAAGTGCCCGTACTTAACGCGGTGGTTCGCGGCTACATCACGCTGTTTACCGGTACGCCGCTGCTGGTACAAATCTTTTTGCTTTACTACGGTCCGGGGCAATTCCCTTCGATTCGCCAGATCCCCTGGCTGTGGGAAATGCTTTCACAGCCGTGGTTATGTGCAATGTTTGCCCTCGCACTGAACAGTGCCGCGTACACCACCCAACTGTTTACCGGCGCGGTCAGAGCTATTCCTCGTGGCCAGTGGGAGTCATGCGAATCGCTGGGTATGTCGAGAAAGCAGTCTCTGCGTATTTTATTGCCCTTTGCATTCAAACGCGCGCTGTCGTCTTATTCCAACGAAGTGGTGCTGGTGTTTAAAAGCACCTCACTGGCGTACACCATCACTCTGATGGATGTCATGGGGCACAGTCAGCTGATGTATGGTCGTACTTATGACGTGATGGTATTTGGCGCTGCTGGCGTCGTTTATTTGTGCGTCAATGGCCTGTTAACCCTGATGATGCGCGTGATAGAGCGGCGCGCGCTGGCGTTTGAACGACGTAACTGA